The following coding sequences are from one Muntiacus reevesi chromosome 17, mMunRee1.1, whole genome shotgun sequence window:
- the LOC136148477 gene encoding interferon alpha-1-like has translation MAPACSLLLALLLLSCNSICSLGCHLPHTHSLANRRVLTLLRQLRRVSPSSCLQDRNDFAFPQEALGGSQLQRAQAISVLHEVTQHTFQLFSTQGSAAAWDQSLLDKLRTALDQQLTDLQACLREEQGLQGAPLLKGDSSLALRKYFHRVTLYLQEKGHSPCAWEVVRAEVMRAFSSSTNLQERFRRKD, from the coding sequence ATGGCCCCAGCCTGCTCCTTACTCCTGGCCCTGCTGCTGCTCAGCTGCAACTCCATCTGCTCTCTGGGCTGCCACCTGCCTCACACCCACAGCCTGGCCAACAGGAGGGTCCTGACACTCCTGCGACAACTGAGGAGGGtatccccttcctcctgcctgcaGGACAGAAATGACTTCGCATTCCCCCAGGAGGCGCTGGGTGGCAGCCAGCTGCAGAGGGCTCAAGCCATCTCTGTGCTCCACGAGGTGACCCAGCACACCTTCcagctcttcagcactcagggcTCGGCCGCTGCGTGGGACCAGAGCCTCCTGGACAAGCTCCGCACTGCACTGGACCAGCAGCTCACTGACCTGCAAGCCTGTCTGAGGGAGGAGCAGGGGCTGCAAGGGGCTCCCTTGCTCAAGGGGGACTCCAGCCTGGCTCTGAGGAAATACTTCCACAGAGTCACTCTCTATCTGCAAGAGAAGGGACACAGCCCTTGTGCCTGGGAGGTTGTCAGAGCAGAAGTCATGAGAGCCTTCTCTTCCTCAACAAACTTGCAGGAGAGATTCCGGAGGAAGGACTGA
- the LOC136148406 gene encoding interferon omega-1-like, with translation MAFVLSLLTALVLVSYGPGGSLGCDLSQNHVLVGRKTLRLLGQMRRLSPRFCLQDRMDFAFPQEMVEGGQLQETQAISVLHEMLQQSFNLFHTERSSAAWDTTLLEQLRTGLHQQLDDLDVCLGQVMGEEDSALGRTGPTLAVKRYFQGIHVYLQEKGYSDCAWEIVRLEIMRSFSSSTSLQDRLRMMDGDQISP, from the coding sequence ATGGCCTTCGTGCTCTCTCTACTGACGGCCCTGGTGCTGGTCAGCTACGGCCCGGGAGGATCCCTGGGCTGTGACCTGTCTCAGAACCACGTGCTGGTTGGCAGGAAGACCCTCAGGCTCCTGGGCCAAATGAGGAGACTCTCCCCTCGCTTCTGTCTGCAGGACAGAATGGACTTTGCTTtcccccaggagatggtggagggaggccagctgcaggagacccaggccatCTCTGTGCTCCATGAGATGCTCCAGCAGAGCTTCAACCTCTTCCACACAGAGCGCTCCTCTGCTGCCTGGGACACCACCCTCCTGGAGCAGCTCCGCACTGGACTCCATCAGCAGCTGGACGACCTGGATGTCTGCCTGGGGCAGGTGATGGGAGAGGAAGACTCTGCCCTCGGAAGGACAGGCCCCACACTGGCCGTGAAGAGGTACTTCCAGGGAATTCATGTCTACCTGCAAGAGAAGGGATACAGCGACTGTGCCTGGGAAATCGTCAGACTGGAAATCATGAGATCCTTCTCTTCATCAACCAGCTTGCAAGACAGGTTAAGAATGATGGATGGAGACCAGATCTCACCTTGA
- the LOC136148399 gene encoding interferon omega-1-like, protein MAFVLSLLTALVLVSYDPRGSLGCDLSQNHALVGRKTLRLLGQMRRLSPRFCLQDRMDFAFPQEMVEGGQLQEAQAISVLHEMLQQSFNLFHTERSSAAWDTTLLEQLRTGLHQQLDDLDACLGQVMGEEDSALGRMGPTLAVKRYFQGIHVYLQEKEYSDCAWEIVRLEIMRSFSSSTSLQEKLRMMDGDLISP, encoded by the coding sequence ATGGCCTTCGTGCTCTCTCTACTGACGGCCCTGGTGCTAGTCAGCTACGACCCTAGAGGATCCCTAGGCTGTGACCTGTCTCAGAACCACGCGCTGGTTGGCAGGAAGACCCTCAGGCTCCTGGGCCAAATGAGGAGACTCTCCCCTCGCTTCTGTCTGCAGGACAGAATGGACTTCGCTTtcccccaggagatggtggagggcgGCCAGctgcaggaggcccaggccaTCTCTGTGCTCCACGAGATGCTCCAGCAGAGCTTCAACCTCTTCCACACAGAGCGCTCCTCTGCTGCCTGGGACACCACCCTCCTGGAGCAGCTCCGCACTGGACTCCATCAGCAGCTGGACGACCTGGATGCCTGCCTGGGGCAGGTGATGGGAGAGGAAGACTCTGCCCTGGGAAGGATGGGCCCCACACTGGCCGTGAAGAGGTACTTCCAGGGCATCCATGTCTACCTGCAAGAGAAGGAATACAGCGACTGTGCCTGGGAAATCGTCAGACTGGAAATCATGAGATCCTTCTCTTCATCAACCAGCTTGCAAGAAAAGTTAAGAATGATGGATGGAGACCTGATCTCACCTTGA
- the LOC136148405 gene encoding interferon omega-1-like, translating into MAFVLSLLMALVLVSYGPGGSLGCDLSQNHVLVGRKTLRLLGQMRRLSPRFCLQDRMDFAFPQEMVEGGQLQEAQAISVLHEMLQQSFNLLHTERSSAAWDTTLLEQLRTGLHQQLDDLDACLGQVMGEEDSALGRMGPTLAVKRYFQGIHVYLQEKEYSDCAWEIVRLEIMRSLSSSTSLQEKLRVMDGDQNSP; encoded by the coding sequence ATGGCCTTCGTGCTCTCTCTACTGATGGCCCTGGTGCTGGTCAGCTACGGCCCGGGAGGATCCCTGGGCTGTGACCTGTCTCAGAACCACGTGCTGGTTGGCAGGAAGACCCTCAGGCTCCTGGGCCAAATGAGGAGACTCTCCCCTCGCTTCTGTCTGCAGGACAGAATGGACTTTGCTTtcccccaggagatggtggagggtgGCCAGctgcaggaggcccaggccaTCTCTGTGCTCCACGAGATGCTCCAGCAGAGCTTCAACCTCCTCCACACAGAGCGCTCCTCTGCTGCCTGGGACACCACCCTCCTGGAGCAGCTCCGCACTGGACTCCATCAGCAGCTGGACGACCTGGATGCCTGCCTGGGGCAGGTGATGGGAGAGGAAGACTCTGCCCTGGGAAGGATGGGCCCCACGCTGGCTGTGAAGAGGTACTTCCAGGGCATCCATGTCTACCTGCAAGAGAAGGAATACAGCGACTGTGCCTGGGAAATCGTCAGACTGGAAATCATGAGATCCTTGTCTTCATCAACCAGCTTACAAGAAAAGTTAAGAGTGATGGATGGAGACCAGAACTCACCTTGA